The Halococcus agarilyticus region GAGGGCGAACGAATCAACGATCCGCACCGCGATTTCTCTGAACGGGTCGTCATCGTTCCAGTCCACCCCGAGGGTGTAGCCAGTCGTGCCGTCGAGAACGAAGAGATACGCGAGCTGCCAGCGCTGGTCGCACATCCCGTTCCGATAGACGTACTCGACCGCCCGGCCGGTTTCGCCGCTTTCGAGCGCGATGTCCCGACGGTCAAGTGCCTCGACAGCCCGGACGTGTTCGTCGGCCGCGAGGTCGTCGATAAAAGCCGCGACGTACTCCCCAAGCGTGAGGTTAAGTCCCTCGTCGACGTATACTACTGCTCCCGCCGAGCCAACTCGGGCACCGAACGATGCCCCACCTGGCACCTCCGGCTCGACCGTCCAATCTGCGGGATAGGTGATCCGATAGCCGTACTCGGGGTCGGTGTACGTCTTGAACGTCAGTTTTCCGTCCGATCCGTCTTCGTCCGCACCGCCGTCACTGTCGATTCCATCTCCGCTGTTGTCGGACCGACCGCTGCCGGAACGTTGAGCGACGTTCGCGCGTATCGCTCTCGTGGCGATGGTCCGACGCGCTCGCCCGTTGTATGGCCGTTCGGTTGTATCCGTCATCTCCTCTCCTGATTCGTGGTCGTTCATCGCTTCTCAGACCAACTTATCAGCGATGCCCGCTGCCACCGGAAGGCGGGGTGTCTCGCCTTGGTAGGTCTTGACCATCAGGTAGACCCACGCGGCGAACCCGCCGACGGCAACAACGAGCCAGACCAGACCGAGGATCAGCGAGAACAGACTCCCGACGAGGAACATGCCCGAACTGCTGCCGAACGACGCTACCGATACAACCGTCCCAAGGAAGGTGAGGGCGATGTACGTCACAATGAGCAGACCGTTGAACGCCATGCTCTGAGCGGCGTGCCACCGCACGAATCGGTCGTCCTTCTCGATCAGGAAGAAGATCAGTCCCGAAACGATGCCGAACAGGTATGATAGTGCCCCCGCAACGTTGCTATCCAGTCCCGATTCGCTCTCCGCAGCCGGTGCCGCGGGCTCTTGTTCGATGTCTTGTGTGCTGCTTGCCATTGGTTTTCTCCGTGTTTCGTTTGCTGTCTTTCGTTCGTCCGCACAAACGGCGGCGGGTTCGTCCGCTCACAACTATGGAAAAGAGTGACACCAGATTATAGTCACCGAGTAGATTTGTCTCAACACCTGAAACCGTCTCACGGCCTGAGACAGTTTTGTTTGGTGAGTTCACCTCGCTGCTCTCGTAACTCGTGCTGGAGCCGTCTACGGTGAGCAATAGTAGCGCTCGAAGAATCGGCCCAATCGACGATTTGGTCTGATTTGTGGGTTCAGAGAATCGAT contains the following coding sequences:
- a CDS encoding DUF4870 domain-containing protein, encoding MASSTQDIEQEPAAPAAESESGLDSNVAGALSYLFGIVSGLIFFLIEKDDRFVRWHAAQSMAFNGLLIVTYIALTFLGTVVSVASFGSSSGMFLVGSLFSLILGLVWLVVAVGGFAAWVYLMVKTYQGETPRLPVAAGIADKLV